TGAGTAAGTTAGAAAGAAAAATGCTGATTTGTAACTAACAACACGCGCACGCAGTTCCAGTTACATCTGGTTCCTACaaatatgttgtgtttttattttttatttttttctctcccctttagTTTGGCGTGATCAGACAATTCAAAATATGATCGTGATGGTAGACACAGGAAGTCACTGGATATTCCACAGGAAGGagtggtcaaaaaaaaaaaaaaaaaattccaggaGTCCCTTACTGGTTGGATGCAGGTGTTTGCAGGTGTTGTTGTAAAGAGATTTCAAGTCTTCCGTTGGAAGGGAAATGGGAGACTGTTTGTAGTTTCTTTTCTCGCTTGCCATTGGGCAGGAAAGACCATGAATGCAGTACTGCTGGATTTGGACATGTCGCAAGCAGTGGTTAAATGTGCGAAGACTGGTATTTAAGAACTGACGGAGTTTGTAAATCGATAATGCCTCAAAGATTTTTAGAGCTTTGAGGTTCTATGTCTGATCGCATGCAGGGCAACATGTGGAGCAAGGCTGTTGGAAGTTTCGTAGATTGAGTGTTAGGCCGGTCCAGAGATTATGTGATCGTGGTGTTGACGTAGAGGATTCTGGCCAGTAGCGAGAGGGGTCGTGGTAggtaaagaaatgttttgcacCTTAATtaacaaaagaagagaaaacatatAAAGTGCATAAAGGCCTAGGtaggaaggaaaaaaggaaaggaaaaaaaaaaaacacttcttttctttcttttgttttgtttccatatGCGTGCATACTCTGTAATTTGTGTAAAATATTGTACTTGCActagcttttttaaaaaacaaaactaatataaaaaaaaaatgaaagaattgaAATTCTATTTTCTAATTGTGGTGTGTCTATTTGTAGGATACACTCACGTCGGTTTTCTTGGATTTTACGGTTCCTTTCTTTGATGGTGCTTGCCAGTTTTCTAGTTAGAACTTATTTCATTATTATgaataacaaaacaatatttgatTCAGGTTGTGaacaaatttgtttaaaaaaagaaaaagaattgtcTGTATACCAGTACAAGTTTATTGTTTCAGTATACACGTACTAATAAAATTACAGTGCCAATTGCAAAAAGCCGACTACTGAATTGTAGTTTGTCATAATTAGTTATAAACTAATAATCGTAATGCTTAAAGTTTTGCTAAAAACCAGCCCATTCCAGAGAAGGACACATGCAGGTCTGTCTTGATATGTCTCAGCAATATCTGTTAACTGCAGATCAGTGTGAGATGTTTTCCACTGAGTTACTAAtgatctctcactctctctctctctcacacacacacacacatacacacacacacacacacacacacacactgtgaaattGTGCAGATTTGTGTTCTCTCTGGACGCCCCTGGCAGCACACTCAGATGTTATTGGAGGTGGCTGAATTGAGGATCATCCTATATTAAAGCTGTCTAATTCTTTTCAGTCAGTGTCAATAAAAGTCCAAACCAAAGGCACTCAGGCATGCATGAAACCACACTACTCAATTACAAAGAGTCACTTCAGAGGGTTTACTGAGTTCCTCGTTTTTTACCAATCTGCCTGTAACCATGCAACAGAAGTGTGGTTGCTACTGACCCAGTCATTAATATTATACGTTTAAATAACAGTCTAAATTTGATGTTAGATCGCAAATGGGACTGGAAGTATTAAACTTTCAGGAAAATTCACTCCGATCATGTTTTAGCATAATGCCCCATAAATAAATCTAACCagattttttattaaaaaaaaaaaaaaaagcctcacacaGTTAGATTCCTCTCTGATACATCTTTATTCTTCTGACATAtgatatgaccacattctttcAATGgtttggaacaaaaaaaaaaaaaaaaggatttctccCTGAACTTAACAGTGTTACCCTAATTTAAAACATACGACATCTTAGCCACAGTAGTCTCAGCATTCCTCTAATCTGATGAGATTTCCCGACACACCCAGTGTACAGTCACAAAGGAAGCAGGCCAACAGAAATAGCACAGTGCAGCTACGCAGCTCAGCAAAAATCTCGGCTCAAGAAAATCAACAGTTACAGCTCACAGAAACCACAGTTACAGTAGTGGCACACAACCCAGCAGTGACCATAGATGTTTTATATATAGACAATGGTGATACTCCACTATATTAATGAGGACTCTCTCAGGTAGCATGCAATGCTTTTTGTCCTCATAGCGCATGTGTGTATTCTTTCAGTGGAGGTATGGTTGCATAGTTTCAATGAATGGGTTTACTGACACAGTGTTGTTAACAGCTCTtgccaaagggggggggggggggggtaaaatgGAGAGTCTCTACCCAGCTGATTTAAGTGAAGGTTATGCCATGCTGTGGCATACTGTTTATTCTGTTCGTATAGCTTAAAGGCTTTACATTCACAATAGCATGAGTCATGCTGTAACTTAATTACAAGAAATGTCTCTTAACAGTACAGCAAGGATCCTGAGAGAAATAGACTGTAACTAAGgctttgtctgtatgtgtgcgagtgtgtgtgcgtgtgtgagtgtgtgtgtgtaagtgagtgagagaatgacagagaaaaagagaagagagtgtgagaagagagagccacagagagaagagacagagagaaagagagagacgcagacagagggagacagagagaaaaagagaggctgCCAAAGTGATAAAGGTAGAGGATAGTGTGGGGACAAGGAAAGCGTGAGAGTTTATATGTGAAAACAGTTACATGTGCCATAGTTAAAGCGTTAGATGAAATGTCTTGTTGCTGTACTGTTGAGTGATTCCTATAGAAATGGGGAGAGCGTACGGTTGTGtggtgtatgtacgtgtgtttgtgttaacatGGTGCGGGACTAGGTGAACATTTGGCTGGATTGTTGTGTGACTCTAATGAAGGTGGTCCTCCTACTGAGCTCTTTGAGTTTGGCTGCTCCCACATAGGTACAGGTGGAGCGTAACCCCCCCAGGATATCCCTGATGGTGCCCTCTACGTCACCTTTGTAGGGCACCTGCACTGTCCTGCCCTCTGACGCCCtgaaaccatgacaacagatCAACACTTACAAAGCATCCCAGCAGTATTACAGCCACATCTCATCCGTGTTGCACATTCTGCTGCTAGCTGATCTCTAGTCATTTTTACTTTGTCATACCTGACAAAACACACCTTCATATAACTTCATATAATTTTAATGCATAGTAAATGTCAGGTATGCTGTAAATAATGTAGAATGCAGACAAGAAGAGAATTTTATGCATGTGACAAGAACTCTTAGCACATTAGAAGTGCCCGTGTGTAACGGATATCATTTCTAGCTCATGTCAATGCTGACGGCAGCTGGGACAGCTTCTCCTCACCTGTACTCTGCGACTCCGCCCACGTATTTTTTCATGGCTGTGTCCGAACTCATTCCGTAGAACAGTTTGTATTTCTTGCCGTCCTTCTCGATAACGTCGCCCGCACACTGGTCGTGTCCTGCGAACATGCCCCCCAACATGACGAAATCGGCCCCTGCCCCTAAAAAGgccacagcaaaaaaacccagtaaTGCAGTAACTTTACAGAGCTGTAAAGTTGCAGTTAAAAATGAGTTTCTGACCAAACAGAGCTTACCAAAGGCTTTGGCAACATCTCCTGGACAGCTGCAGCCTCCATCCTGGAGAGGGAAGTATATAGTCATCTACAAATAGTAATCCTCAAATGATCTAACAGATTAACTGTCCAACTGTTTGGTTTCAGTCATTTGTATTGGCACTAGTAAACTAGTCAGACACCATGCCAGTGCCTTAAGAAACAAAATATAGATGAGTGGATGCTGCCCTCTGCAGGTGAAATGAAGGTAATGCAACATTTGTGTTCCACTGCTTCATGCAGTCAACAAGTCATTATTACTGtgtcacaggggaaaaaaggacCAAAAAGGAGAGATTTTAATCAAGACTGGAGACTTACTGAGATGATGTGTCCTTTCAGGCCATGGGCCGAATCTGCACACTCAATAACAGCACTTAGCTGTGGATAACCCACACCCGTTTTAATGCGAGTGGTACATACAGAACCTGTGGATTTCAGGCGCAGCACAAACAGAATCACAAATTCCTCATGGGATAAACCAATATTTTGACcatttttgtacatttacaaatgttctttgtctcatctgcatttgtgtggattttgtttttctgtctattTCCAATTATGATAATTCAGTGCATATGATAATGTGACTTTTCAGATTTGTCAACAATACATTTGACAAGTAATTGTATAAAATTTGAGCCTCTCCAAACCataatgcaaaacacagtgttttagaATGAAGAAAGAAGTTGCTTTATTCCTGCAAAGGAAAGTCATTATTAGGAATGAATTCTGTGGTATTTGGTTAGTCATCTGAGCTGAGGCCTTGTCTAAAGTATTTGCCAGAAGGTTGAGAAAGATGGAACAAATTTGAAGAATTCTGTTTCCAGGGGAATCAGAAGAAGTGTCACACATACCTGGTCCAATGCCCACTTTAATGATATCAGCTCCAGACAGAATGAGCTCCTCCACCATTTCCCCTGTCACCACATTACCGGCCTGTTGGACCAAACAAAAACCAAGTGTATCATGGGATTTGTAGTTAATCAGAGCCAGAAATAACAATCCATTTAGAATACACAAGAAAAGCTGATTCTAACATCTCACCATAATGGTATGATTGGGGAACTTCTGGCGAACCGTTTTGACAAACTCCACAAAGTACTCCGAGTACCCATTGGCCACGTCCAAGCAGATGTACTTGATTAGCGGAATAGCCTCCAGGATGCTGCACAGCTTCTCCAGATCGGCCTTGCCGCTGCCTGAGCTGGCTGCCACATGCTGAGAAGCAgaggagtgcagagagagagaggagaacattcTAGACTCCATCTGCTTTCAGATGTCCATGCATATGTCTCATAGGAATACGTTTAATCTTCTGCAGGTTCTGAACTTCTTTTATGGCTACTTGTGTATCGTTTTAGATttgaaattgtttaaaaaaaaaaaacaaaaaacttgcaTACCATACTAAATATTCACAGCCATGAGAGACACAACTGCGTGTTTATAGTACTAAAATGCATGTATTCCAGATGTCATCTTGTGTGGTGCACAATGCATGTGACAATACACCCACCCTCCAGCCGCCCCCACCCTCCGCCGCCTCGCTCTGAACAGAGCTTTGATGGAGAATGCACAGTCACTGACAAATTACTTCCACTCCACATGTTAACCTCACAGCTAAGAACATTTACCTCCAGGCATTCTGGGTGACTGGCTGCAAACGTTTTCCACTCCTCCAGGGAGTAGTGCTTATGAATTGCAGTGAAGAGcgtgtgctgagagagagaatgaaagagtgagagagagaaagaacaaaaaagaactgtttgaaGATTTTATGATAGGACAACCAACCGCAACTGTACAGTACATTTTCTGCATTTACAGTTTCAACAACTTAGAATATTTCACAGTTTGTACTATTAAGCAAAAATCCATTCAGCAATACTAGTGAATGGTACAATTTTGTCTGCAAACTCTGTGTCTTATCTACCCCAAAACCAGTCATTTCTCTTAATAACTGAATGGAAATTTCTCTGGTTGAATTCTGGTCCTGTTAGAGTATACTGACTTTGCTCATGACCTGGGCCATCTCAAAGGTGCCAGTGGTGTCCATGTTAGCAGCAATGATGGGAATCCCATTGTAGGTTTGTTTGGAGTTACGGAATGTGAAGGTCCTCTGGAGATCCACCTGTGAGGACAAAACAAGAGGAAGTAGTGACAGATAGttaaataaacagacatacacatggGAAAGGTTATAATTGCTGCTCAGCATGTAAGTGCCTTAACCAGATGGACTGAACATGGACAGTGTTTTGCTCTGTGGCAAGCAGTGCTTTTGAAGTCATTGGGAGTCAATGTTCCACCTGGTCACGGTGGCACCTGGTTCTGAGCCTGGgcttactgactgactgacataaTCAAATCCACCTCCTTTAGACAGCCCCTTTTCCCTCAGTCATGTGGCGActgacacacatccacagatcATGAGTTTGATCACATGACATGTAACAGGGGCCATTAAGAGCCAGAAACATACAGCCCTCTGAACTGATACCTAACTGAGCACAAATTGTTGTTCTTCAGCAGTTCCATATGTGAGAAAGAAGAATGTTTCACTGGGGACTGGTTTGCTGTGAAGCACAACAAAGTGAACGTGTTCTGTGATTTGCTGTTCAATTAATCCCCTATTTATTTACATCCCAGGTGAAATATGCAATATCTACCTTTTCTGTGTCTTGAATGTAGCCCTTCCTCTAATTAGTAAGGCACATCACGCATGTTCAAATAACTGTAGATCATACCACACAAGTGAAGGAGTCAGATCAACACAGTATAGCTGTAAATGATATTTCTGGTCTGTTTTACATATTGAAATGTCAAAAGAAGTATGCAAAAATGTGAACTTAACACATAACCTGTTCACAGTATTTTAAGACACTGTTTTAAAGTCTGTTTGAAGGCTGTTATTGACCTGTGCCTCTCTAAGagtgtttggttggttgtttgaaACTGAGGAATATTTTTGTTACACCACCAGGCCAAGACACCATTGTCCAGGCCATTTGAATGGAGGTCTGATGCTGAACCATTTAGAGAGACAGGCGAGAGAATGTTGTGATGAATTGTAAGCTGACACATGATGTAcataaacacttacacacacacagagccccctccccacacatgcactcacatgaacaccccacctccacacacacagacacacacacacacacacacacacacacacacacacacacacacacacacacacttttcccatGGACACGGGGACAAGATATGATATCCAGTAATACACTGTTCTGAAGGGGATCAGGCAGTTTCAGGCAGTGTTGAGCAGGCATACTAATAATGTATTATGATTAGCCTCTCAGTTAGAGTTCACATAGTGTTAACAGCTTACATTATACCTCTCTAATGTAACCTTTTATGGAAGGCACACTGATGTGTATTGTGTACACACTGGGTTTAATatcaaacagcaacaacaacaacaacaaaatgatcCCACTGCTTATTTTCAAACCAAAAATCAATCAGCTGTTGCTGGTTAAATGGGTGATTTTCTAACCGCCTGAGATAGAGCCCTGTAAGGCTTTGTCATCACACTGATTGATTACCGAGGTGCAGAAGAGGCAGACGCCCGATCACAGCTGCCGTTCTGCTTGAATGAGCCTACATATCACTATTATTACCAGGCTGCGCCTGCGGAGCGGCAGTCAATACCGCCAGCCCACTGGAGCAGAACCTGACCGCCCTGTGATGTCATCCTGCAGTGAAATGCAGAGAACCAGGAGCTCCCCCTCACTTCTGCCTGCGCGGGATCTACTGCTAACGCGTCCCACACATGAGTTTAACTCTGTCTGTGTCGACGCTAATTTTATCTATCGGTTGGGCAACGTGACTGTCCACAAGCGAGGCAAACAACTGCATGCAAGACCTATATTTAgcgatgaaaagagagagagagagagagcgagagagagagagagagagagagagagagagcgagagagagagagagagagagaaagacagggagagaccaGTTTGCTCAATTATGAATCAGTTGTCAACACTGATTGGACAGAGGGAGGTAAGGTGAACCTAAGAAGAGATGTGACTGGGTGTCTCTTTCAAGTGGCACACAATCTTCAGTTACCTGATAAACCTCCTCATACAGTGTTCAGTTACCTGACCTGATAAACCTCCTCACACAGCGTTCAGTTACCTTATAAACCTCCTACAGTCTGAATGGAGCATCCAGGTGTGAGTTTGCCCTGATCTTTGCAAATAAAAGGTTTTAGAATATTTTCTAAATTGTCATTTCATCAAAAAGTTCTGCAAACTCTCATTAGGTTAGATGAGAAGCACTTCTCTAAACTGTTTTTGTAACATCCCTTGAAAAACGCAGCTTGTATACAAAATGTTTCATCCTCCAAATCAAGAACATAAGACTCCTTCAGAAAATCAAATTTgataaaacatcaaaatcaaacaacagAAATTAAGTTTTAGGCAAAATGCCCATGAATTCACGCTAAGATGGAGAAATAGAAAACACTGTCAGGAGGTATCTCATTGGTACCAACTCCACATTTGGTGAGAAAATCAGTGGTCCataatgacagtgtcagtgcagGGACAGAATGAATAGGACTAGATATGTCACCACAGTGCACTGCTCCTGAGGCTTCTCAACAGGATGCCCTTCCATGTATCATAAATAAACgtgatatttatatttgaatgcgtgtgtgtacgtgtacacTTAGGTAAACGGTGATCTCTTGTtcagctgaaaaacagacagagagcattGGACAGCATGTCCACACTGGAATCCGGTCTCACTGACatttagtacacacacacacacgcgcacacacacacacacacacacacacacacacacacacacacacacacacacagttcttcaggtctatttttaaacacattttgagAGCACTGGTTCATCTCATGTTGCTCTACCTTAAACCGGTCCCTTGTTGCTGTGAAGCCTGTTCGGATTCTACAGGGTTAGGTTTCTGGGTTAGCCATTCAGGCCTCACAACCAAGCCAAGCCTCAGTAGAGAGACTGAGACTACAGGCTGCAGATCAGCCACGACAAATAGAGGTTAGACAAAACAACCTTAACAACAGCACTGACGTTGACGTTGACAACTTGACCCTGATAAAGGTCAGGGAGAGTTCCACACTGATTATGCACCAca
This sequence is a window from Chanos chanos chromosome 12, fChaCha1.1, whole genome shotgun sequence. Protein-coding genes within it:
- the gmpr gene encoding GMP reductase 1 isoform X1; the encoded protein is MPRVDADLKLDFKDVLFRPKRSSLKSRSEVDLQRTFTFRNSKQTYNGIPIIAANMDTTGTFEMAQVMSKHTLFTAIHKHYSLEEWKTFAASHPECLEHVAASSGSGKADLEKLCSILEAIPLIKYICLDVANGYSEYFVEFVKTVRQKFPNHTIMAGNVVTGEMVEELILSGADIIKVGIGPGSVCTTRIKTGVGYPQLSAVIECADSAHGLKGHIISDGGCSCPGDVAKAFGAGADFVMLGGMFAGHDQCAGDVIEKDGKKYKLFYGMSSDTAMKKYVGGVAEYRASEGRTVQVPYKGDVEGTIRDILGGLRSTCTYVGAAKLKELSRRTTFIRVTQQSSQMFT
- the gmpr gene encoding GMP reductase 1 isoform X2, encoding MPRVDADLKLDFKDVLFRPKRSSLKSRSEVDLQRTFTFRNSKQTYNGIPIIAANMDTTGTFEMAQVMSKHVAASSGSGKADLEKLCSILEAIPLIKYICLDVANGYSEYFVEFVKTVRQKFPNHTIMAGNVVTGEMVEELILSGADIIKVGIGPGSVCTTRIKTGVGYPQLSAVIECADSAHGLKGHIISDGGCSCPGDVAKAFGAGADFVMLGGMFAGHDQCAGDVIEKDGKKYKLFYGMSSDTAMKKYVGGVAEYRASEGRTVQVPYKGDVEGTIRDILGGLRSTCTYVGAAKLKELSRRTTFIRVTQQSSQMFT